Genomic window (Drosophila ananassae strain 14024-0371.13 chromosome 3L, ASM1763931v2, whole genome shotgun sequence):
TGGGTCATCTTGACCAAAGGCAGCGGTTGTACTTTGAGACTACCCAGCATGGTTATATCTAAATGCTATGGATAGAAAAGTGCCAGAATTtgtaattatatataaatttagtGACAAGAAATGCTATTCACTTTAGATTTTGATTATCTGGTTAATGGAAAGTATCGGCTTTGTTCTTTCCAACCAATTCTATACATAGTCCTATTAATAAAGTAACAAAACAGAAGCTACCTAGGCCCAGATATAACCTTTAAAGTCATATATATCTATTCACGTATTTAATATCTAAAGTAAGAATACCAgcaatataataaaacataTATCTACGCACTGTTCACACACGGTATCATTTATTCTACCCAATTATTGAGCCAAGACTAAAGATCGTAACAGAGGGCCTTGTTCGTACAAGGACATCCATCGATTCCGTAGTGACCGATCGGAATGTCTGTCTGGGTCTCCTTGTGCTGCGGCCCAGGTATCGTGTAGGCATTTTTGCTGAAGTATCTGTCCGGCAGGTAGTATATGGGATACATTTCTCTCAGCCGTTCGTGATCCTCGCGTAGCTCCCTGGCCAGCTCCGGAGCAGCTCGACGGGCCTCAAGGCGGTACTGCTTCGGCTTGGCGTACCGGATCGGCACCTCAAGCTTAAAGCGCGAGGGTGGGAGGTAGGAGAGCAATGCTTGGTCCATCTTCTGGTTCTGCTCCGCCCGGATTCTGGCGCACTGGACGCACTTGCACTTGCCGCCATGGTAGCAGTACCTCTTGCGCCCGTCCTCGTCCACCATCAAGAGCGGGGTGCAGACGGGCAACGGATCTGGCTGCGCCTCCGTCTGGGTGGCCTTGGCATCTTGTGGCGGATCAGAGAACATTTTGCTGGAGCTGGAACTCAAACTACGCCGGATGACAGCCCCGTGTACGAATGAGATGAAATCCAAACTGAAAATGAGACTAGAACGGAAACGAAAACTACTACTATATAAAGGCAAAGGCTTGGCCTGCTAacgaaatacatttttttacaaaaatagttttaattttattagtttAAGGAAAAGTTTTCGCCCGCTTATAAATACCATCTACTATTTTCCTTCTCTTTGAGTTTCTGTGACATAAATAAGGGAAGGGACCACTTGTCTTTGAAGCCACCACTGTCGTACGCACACTTCAATAATAAGTGTGGGTATGCGGCAGTGGAGCTCCATAGCCAAGTGGGATCCATGTCCTTATTCCTGTCACTTTCCCTCAGGCTTTGACGCATGCTTTCCGCTCCCGTGCAGTAAACATTTTGGGAGGGATCCTTTTTGGTGCGCTTTTGGAGACCACATTTAAGGCACATGCGACTATTCCTGGTACATTCCCTCAAAAATGGCTGCGGCATCTTCATTTGATGATAGTAGCACTTGAGCTGACGCTGACGAACCTCATCGAAGAACTCCCGCATCCGTTTCGAGTCCTCGACTGGAGTTTGGGTGTCCTTTTTTGAGTGAGAAGCTTCCGTCTTTGACGTCTTCTTCGAGCGTTTAGTGCGGGCTTTAAGGCACTTTCGATGGATAGTGCTGCTAGATGCCATTGATTCATTTAAGCTGGGCGTCGCTGTAAGACTCTCTGGAGGTTTGGGGACCTTGGGTACATTTTTTATGTTCAGTAGCACGCCGCTGCGCACCGAGTCCGCCGTGTACTTCCGGACGTACGTGTTTGCCCTGGTCGTTGACCCAGTCATGTGTAGCAAATTCCAATTTATCGGCCCTGACATAGTACAA
Coding sequences:
- the LOC6494137 gene encoding uncharacterized protein LOC6494137 — protein: MFSDPPQDAKATQTEAQPDPLPVCTPLLMVDEDGRKRYCYHGGKCKCVQCARIRAEQNQKMDQALLSYLPPSRFKLEVPIRYAKPKQYRLEARRAAPELARELREDHERLREMYPIYYLPDRYFSKNAYTIPGPQHKETQTDIPIGHYGIDGCPCTNKALCYDL
- the LOC6502511 gene encoding uncharacterized protein LOC6502511 translates to MSGPINWNLLHMTGSTTRANTYVRKYTADSVRSGVLLNIKNVPKVPKPPESLTATPSLNESMASSSTIHRKCLKARTKRSKKTSKTEASHSKKDTQTPVEDSKRMREFFDEVRQRQLKCYYHQMKMPQPFLRECTRNSRMCLKCGLQKRTKKDPSQNVYCTGAESMRQSLRESDRNKDMDPTWLWSSTAAYPHLLLKCAYDSGGFKDKWSLPLFMSQKLKEKENSRWYL